TTCGCCGAGCCATTGCGGGCGGGCGGCGGCGATCAGCAGGATCAGCCACAGCAGAATGAACGGCGCCTGCTGCCGCCAGGCCGGCAAGTTGGCGCGGGCGCGGCGGCGGGCGAGGCCTTCGAGATCGGCGAGGAAACTGACTTTCAACGCCGGCTCGCCGCTGTCGGCCACCGGCAAGACCAGACGCATCAGCCACGGCAGCGGCAACAGCAAGAAAATCCACGGCCAGGCGAACTCAAACATGTTTGCGAATCCACGTATCGACCGCTTGGGTCAGGCCGGCGATGGCTTTGTCATCGAGTTTGCATTCCGGTTTGTAGGCGCCTTCGACCAGCACCATCCAGCGCGTCAGACCGGCGGCGGGGCAACGGTTATCGAGAAATGCCAGCCATTTTCGGCCATTGAGCGTGTGGCTCTGGCTGTAGGGATAATGGTTGCGGCACAGGCGTTTGAGCAGGCCGTTGAGTTGCTGCAGCCACGCGCCGGCCGGTGCGCCATCGTACGGTTTGGGCATCTGCGCCAGTTCCGCGAGGGCGGCGATGCGCACTGGATCCAGCGGTTGCTCGGCGCGCACCACCGGGCGTTTCTTCATCGGGATGAAACGGCGCAGTTTCCACACAGCAAAGCCCAGCAGCGGCAGCAACAAAAGTAGCAACCACCAGCCGGGCGCCGGTGGCCAGAAGGCAATCGGCGGCGGCGAAATCAGCGGTTGCAATTGCTCAAGGCCGTTCATCGACCTTTCCCCGGACGCTGCGGGTTCAAGAACTCGCGCATCTGCTCGACCATTTCGCTTTGCGTACTCAGCGGCATCAGCAATACCCGCAGCTTCTGCGCGAGCAATTCCCAACGGGCAATGCGCGCTTCCGCCTGAGCGCGATAAGTCTGGCGCAGATCGAAGTTCAGCGTGTCGATTTCCAGTTGCGCGCCACGCTCGGCGAACCGCAGCAGGCCGGCGGCGGGCAGGGCGTGATCGAGCGGATCGGACAGCGGCAACATCAGCAAATCGCAATGCCGCGACAGCAGGCTCAGCTGTTGCTCGGCACTGTCGGAGAGCGCACGTTCATCGCAAATGACGATCGCCAGACTGCCCGGCCGCAGCACTTCTCGCGCCCGACGCAAGGCCACGCCGAACGCATCGCGATCCGGCTCGCGCTCGCTGTGCAGCGATTGATTGACCTTGACCAAACGATTGAGCAATTGCAGCAGGCTCTGTTTGCTGCGGCGCGGCTTGATTTCGTAATGCTCGTTGTCGCCGAACACCAGCCCGCCGACCCGGTCGTTGTGGCCGAGCGCGGCCCAGCCGATCAGCGCTGCGACCTGCGCCGCCAGCACCGATTTGAACATCAGCCCGGAGCCGAAAAACAGCCGCGTGCTTTGCTCGACCATGATGAAGATCGGCCGTTCGCGTTCTTCGTGGAACAGCTTGGTGTGCGGCTCTTGGGTGCGCGCAGTGACGCGCCAGTCGATGGTGCGTACGTCGTCGCCGGCCTGATAGACGCGCACCTGATCGAAGTCGACGCCGCGACCGCGAAATTTCGAGTGGTGCAAACCGATCAGCGGGCTGCGCTGACTCGGCGTGGAAAACAGTTGCACCTCACGCACGCGGTGACGCATCTCGATCAGTTCGGCGAGGCTGATGCGAATCCCGGGTTCGGAGGGCAGGGCGGCGTTCATGGGGGTCAAGCGACGGCGACGACGTCGAGAATCCGCTGCACCACGCGGTCCTGATCGATGCCGGCGGCTTCGGCCTCAAACGACAGAATGATGCGATGGCGCAACACGTCGAACAGCACCGCCTGAATGTCTTCCGGGCTGACGAAATCGCGTCCGGCCAGCCAGGCGTGGGCACGAGCGCAGCGATCAAGCGCAATCGAACCACGCGGGCTGGCGCCGTAAGCGATCCACTCGGCCATTTCCGGATCGAACTTGGCCGGGTTGCGCGTGGCCATGACCAGTTGCACCAGGTATTCCTCCACGGCGTCGGCCATGTACAAACCGAGGATTTCCTTGCGCGCGGCAAAAATCGCCTGCTGGCTGACCCGACGCTCGGGTTTGGTCTCGCCATTGAGGGCTTCGCCACGGGCCTGCTGGAGGATCCGGCGTTCAACGGCCGCGTCGGGAAAACCGATTTTCACGTGCATCAGGAAACGGTCGAGCTGGGCTTCCGGCAATGGATAGGTGCCTTCCTGCTCGATCGGGTTTTGCGTGGCCATCACCAAAAACAGCGGCGACAGCTCGTAGGTGCTGCGCCCGACACTGACCTGACGTTCGGCCATGGCTTCGAGCAAGGCCGATTGCACCTTGGCCGGCGCACGGTTGATTTCGTCCGCCAGCACAAGATTGTGGAAGATCGGCCCCTGCTGAAACACGAAGCTGCCGGTTTCCGGACGATAGATTTCGGTGCCGGTGATGTCGGCCGGCAGCAGATCGGGGGTGAACTGGATGCGATGGAACTGGGCTTCGATGCCCTCGGCGAGTTCTTTGATCGCTTTGGTCTTGGCCAGACCTGGCGCGCCCTCGACCAGCATATGGCCGTCGGCGAGCAGGGCGATGAGCAAACGCTCGATGAGTTTTTCCTGGCCGAGAATCTGCGTTGAAAGAAAGGTTCGCAGCGCCAGCAGCGCTTCACGATGTTCCATCGGTGACTGTTCCTGGAAAGGGTGGCCGCGGGCGTTCGAATAACGCCGGGGCTGGGGGCGTTACTTTAATCCATCGCGGGGGGCGGCGACTAACGGCATTTTGTAGAAAAGCGCAAAAGATCGCGGCTTTTGGCAGCTTTCCGGTCGGAATGCGATCCCCTGTAGGAGCTGCCGAAGGCTGCGATCTTTTGATCATTGCCAGCAGCAAATTTATCGGGTGACAGTTCTGGGTCTATCGCTGGCAAGCCAGCTCCCACAGGGACCGATGCGTTGCACCAATCGCAAGCACGCCGCCGAAACCTGTGGGAGCTGGCTTGCCAGCGATAGGGTCCTTCCAGGCGCCATCAAACCTCGCTGATGAACGTCCCGGTCCCATCGAGAATATTCTTCAAAGTCTCAACAACCTCATCGATATCCACCATATCCGGGTTGAAGCTGATCTCCAGCACATCATCCCCATTCAGCGCATCGGCGTCCGCCGCCGCGATTTCGATCTTCAGCAGGTTCGACGTCAGCGTGACCTTGACCCCGTCCAGCGTCGAAGGCTCGCCATCCAGAGTGATCTCCAGTTCATCCTCGTCCGGGTAGCGACTCATCAGGAACATATCGCCCTTGTCGCTGTGGCAGCAGAGCATGGCCATGTTGTCTTCTTCGTCATCGCATGGGTTGACGATGAGTAGGGCGGTGGTCATTTGCATGGGAGGCTTCCTGGGCAGCGGCGGCGCTGAATCTATTCAAAGGCGCGATTTTGCCAGTCTCCAGGCGTTTGCGCTGCGTGTATGTGCAAAAAGTGGCAAAGAAGGACAAATCCTTCACCCCGTTGCGCTCAAGGATGCGGAAAAATCCGTCGACAGCGTAGGGCAAATTCCGAGTAGTGCCGATCTTGGTTGAATCATGAGTTTTCGCTTGTGATCGCAACGCGTTTGCCGTTAATTTCGCCGCTCTCACGCAACGGATTGCGTCACGCCAATGAAAAAAAGGACCTCTTTCAATGCCTCAATATTTCGATCGTGCCGAAGAAATCCGGCACTTGTCTGACGAACAGATCGAGCAGGTCTACCAGCGCTATCTGGATGGCGAGAAAACTGCCGCGCTGATGGCCGAATTCAAGATTCCGTCAACGGTTCGCAGTCTGCTCAAGGTCTTGCCTCCAATCGTCAGTGACGAGCTCAGTTGTCCCTACTGCGATTTACCGATGTGGGTTCGCCGGCATGCAAGAGATACTGCGGTCGCGCTGCGACACCCGTTCAAGTGCGTACGTTGTGAGCACCAGCACAGCGTTGCGGGTGCCAATAGTCGACACGCCACGTGTAGTTGCAGCGAATGTTTCAAGTTACGCCAGCAGCAAGTCGCGGCACGGGCGGCGCGTGATCGTCTGGAGCTGGAGGCCCGTCATGGTGCGCCGTCCCCGGCAGTGCCATACGCGAACCTCGGCTTCGTGCAGAAGCTGACGTTGCTTGCCTTGCTGGACGACGGCTACGGTGCGCACGTCGAATGGATTGCGCCGTTGAATGCGCCATCCCGGGAAGAACCGCTCGCCCTGACCCACGAGGCTTGCGAAGAATTGCTCAAGGGACTCCACGAAAGCGGGGTGCTGGTCGTTTCAACGGAGTCCGACATCAAGGCGTTTGATCGCACCGAGGGCTGCAGCATCCGTGAGTACAGCGCCGTTCGCTGGCTGCCCAACGTCACGCTGGATGGTCCGGAGCGCAGCACGCGCGAGAATTTGTACCTCGCGCTATATCAGGAGTTGTCCGGCAATGTTCAGGCGGCCTGGAAGAGTGAGATCTATGCATTGATTTTCAGCCTGGCCCGTGAAGATTCGATTCAATACATCCGTGTGCTGGCCAGTGAAGTGGATTTCGCCTTCACCGCCGAAGCCCGCGCCGAGGAAGTGGTCGGGCAGCTGCTGCAGGACTTTTCCGTGAGTCAGCTGTATTACTTCGCCCGCCTTGCGGTCAGAAACGCCGCGCATTTCTATGCAACCGGCAATTCCAAGGGACGCAGCCATGCGTCCAACACCATTCCGCGCAATATGCTGGGCACGGCGCAGGACGCGCTCGCGCGCAACTGGCGCAAGAATGCCCATCGCGATCCCCGCGTGCCGCAGACGGCCATGCAGCGGTTGCTTTATGACGTGGTGCTCAGGGATTGCGGTGCGGGTTTTTCCAAATCGCCGGGTATGTACTGGCGTGACGAACTGGTTCCGCAGTTCTTTTGCGCCCTAGCGTTCGACAGCGATCTGGTCAGCCATTTGCGCCTGTTCTGCCGCGAGTGTGATTCGAGCAATATCGACGCCAGCATGGACAAGCAGATCCTGCAGACGATGTGCTACGACTGCGCCACTGTGAGCAAATTCAGGGCCTTCGAAGAGTTGCCGGACTGATCGGCGTCA
This window of the Pseudomonas fluorescens genome carries:
- a CDS encoding DUF4381 domain-containing protein; the protein is MNGLEQLQPLISPPPIAFWPPAPGWWLLLLLLPLLGFAVWKLRRFIPMKKRPVVRAEQPLDPVRIAALAELAQMPKPYDGAPAGAWLQQLNGLLKRLCRNHYPYSQSHTLNGRKWLAFLDNRCPAAGLTRWMVLVEGAYKPECKLDDKAIAGLTQAVDTWIRKHV
- a CDS encoding DUF58 domain-containing protein, with amino-acid sequence MNAALPSEPGIRISLAELIEMRHRVREVQLFSTPSQRSPLIGLHHSKFRGRGVDFDQVRVYQAGDDVRTIDWRVTARTQEPHTKLFHEERERPIFIMVEQSTRLFFGSGLMFKSVLAAQVAALIGWAALGHNDRVGGLVFGDNEHYEIKPRRSKQSLLQLLNRLVKVNQSLHSEREPDRDAFGVALRRAREVLRPGSLAIVICDERALSDSAEQQLSLLSRHCDLLMLPLSDPLDHALPAAGLLRFAERGAQLEIDTLNFDLRQTYRAQAEARIARWELLAQKLRVLLMPLSTQSEMVEQMREFLNPQRPGKGR
- a CDS encoding AAA family ATPase, which produces MEHREALLALRTFLSTQILGQEKLIERLLIALLADGHMLVEGAPGLAKTKAIKELAEGIEAQFHRIQFTPDLLPADITGTEIYRPETGSFVFQQGPIFHNLVLADEINRAPAKVQSALLEAMAERQVSVGRSTYELSPLFLVMATQNPIEQEGTYPLPEAQLDRFLMHVKIGFPDAAVERRILQQARGEALNGETKPERRVSQQAIFAARKEILGLYMADAVEEYLVQLVMATRNPAKFDPEMAEWIAYGASPRGSIALDRCARAHAWLAGRDFVSPEDIQAVLFDVLRHRIILSFEAEAAGIDQDRVVQRILDVVAVA